gaatcctccagctggttaggcgtcgcgttctgagcattcaagagtcattgtggatcgccggtgaacgaagtctgtgaaggtttggaagtctaccttgaagacttatgagagtgattgggcgaggactgggtgtccttagctcaaggggaataaggtgaagacacggtcttctgagttgaatctcagcctccctaaccagacgtacagttgtcacaacaactggaactggtcgaACAAATTCCTGTCTTCAccaagcgactggttctatcgtctccctctctttatttacagtttgtcttcgtgaagtcattgcctgcttgcattacCTGTTTAACTTCACTGTGTGTCTTCTATTGCtatttggcttcatactatcttccatcccgatctttactacctagctgctattagtcttcgtgctttcacttctttgaatacttgactatggcttgcttggTGTAGTCtgccttccgctgcatatcaataggctcatttctattgtttgtctttgaaactctcatgttttgaatactttcataaaaatcgcctattcaccccctctagtcgataactagcactttcagaagtaggtcggcggagctgcgaggggcctacgagggtgggggcgcgcccagggggcaggcgcgcctccctgcctcgtggcctcctcgcttctttcttgacgtccactccaagtcccctggatcacgtttgttccggaaataactcccccgaaggtttcattctgtttggattccgtttgatattccttttctgcgaaacactgaaataggcaaaaaaacaacaatttgcactgggcctttggttagtaggttagtcccaaaaataatataaaagtgtataataaagcccattaaacatccaaaacagataatataatagcatggaacaataaaaaattatagatacgttggagacgtatcagtctcccacaagcttgggggaggctttgcaagttacttaatgctttgcctgatcatcctcttaagaaaaatgaaatacttgatatcttctataatggactaactgatgcttctagggacttcctagatagttgtgctgattgtgttttcagggaacgaactgttggacaagctgaagaattattgaataacatattgaaaaatcatgatgattggactcttcctgaaccaccgcttaaacccactccaaagaagaggggtatattatatcttagtcctgaagatatgcaagtggcaaagaaatctatgaaggaaaaaggtattaaagctgaggatgttaaaaatattacctcctattgaagaaatacatgggcttaatgcaccaccacttcctaaggtggtagaggtaaattctttaatgaaattcaatgataatgataatcctcacaatatgcaccctagccaatgcctttatgtttggaaactacattagaaagcaagatcacttcaatacaaatgttatgaaacaactgaaatacaattctgatatgattgctcgcttgagtgacttgttatttagaatctcaaatgatgttagaggtgttggaaaacatgcttctatggtacaaacccagtcagaacaagttgctaaatctcaaagagagttgcttgatgaaatgaataataatatacatgactttgttgttagagttacaactagaggaggtaaaatgactcaggaaccactttatcctgagggacacccaaaaagaattgaacaagattcacaaagaaacaacaccactgcacctagtccttctaaaaagaagaagaaaaagaaaaatgataggattttgcatgcttctagtgaacctgaagtagaaaaacctcctgataatggtaatgatgtttctatttctgatgctgaaactcaatctggtaatgaacattcacctagtgataatgaaaaagataatgctgatgttcatgaagatactcaacctaacaatgaaaaagaaccagataatgatgttgaaatagaaccaccagttgatcttgataacccacaacccaagaatacacgatatgataaaagagacttcattgctagaaaacacggtaaagaaagagaaccgtgagttcaaaaacccatgccttttccacctaagtcaactaaaaggaaagatgatgaagaatttgaacgctttgctgaaatgctgaggccagtctttttgcatactcgcttgactgatatcttgaaaatgcctccttatgcaaagtacatgaaagacatcattaCCAATAAGAGAAACGGAAAACGGAGAGAACTGGGAGACCCGAGCgaatgcaagttttgaaaacatgcagatgaaatgcacatgatgccatggcaaagtgcaacacgcaagcaaatgacatggcaacgacggcgaataaccGGAAGACATCTGGCGCATCAGTCTCGGGGCATTACAGTGGGGGACGCGGGCTGCTGccggggcgcgggtggcggcggggcgccgcgAGAGGTGCCGGCGGCGAAGGCGTGGTGCTGCACACGCTTCTTCACCCCTTCATCTGACGCTCCTCCAACCGCAAGTACGCCACAAACTTGGGGAAGGAGGGCTCCGACATCAAGGTGAGGTTGGAGGCGGCGTTGCCGAAGTCCTCGTTGAGGCCGGCGGTGAGCATGCCGAGGAGGAGGTCGTCATCAACCTTGGCGTCGATGTCACGGAGTTCATCCGCCAACGTCTTCAGGCGGTGGCAGTAGTCATCGATAGACTATTCATCCTGATGACAGTCAAAAAAATTCCTGCTGCAGAAAAACGTGGCGCTGAAGCTTGTTGTTGGTGAAGAGGCCGTTGAGCTTGACCCACACGGCGCTGGCGTCATCACCATCGCTCACAACCGTGTGAAACATGTCCTTGGAGATGGTGTTGAAGAACCACCGGATGAGCGTGGGTCGATCGCGGTCCATTCGGAGTCGCCCACCATGGCGCGGGAGTTGACGGTGCCGTCAACATGATCCATGAGATTGTTCTCGCGGAAGAGCAGTGAAAAGTACATCTTCCACGCGAAGTACGTGGAGTCGGTGGCATCGAGGACGTCGGGGACACGTTCGTGGATGTTGATGTCGCGGATGTCAGCGGGGTCCGGCCCGACGAAGGGGTTGGAGTAGGTGGAGGCGTTGGACGACATGGCGGCAGCGCAGGAggagcggcgcggcggaggaggggAGTCGCgacgcggggaggagggagcggcggcggcggctagggtaggcGGCGGAAGCATTTAGGAGAGGATCGGGACGGTATCTAATACCATGTAGAATTGATTGTGTGCATCGATGATTCTCATTGATCATGCACTACGCACATATATAGGTACAAGGGTTGTGAAATCTCAACCGTACAGCTATACAGGGAAAGGATAAGGAGATATCGCTAAGCTAGAAAGTAAATATttcctccgtctaggtgtgtaagtcatcttacgttgtgcacCGCAACCAAGGTGGAGAGaaaaacgagaaaacttaatgtctttttgctaattaataacattgcatgcaatgaactaaccactgcatgtcatgtttgatagtctcaagtcataGAAAGCATGCACGgtccacatctcttattggttgatatgtcacaaaacaagaaacgaagagggagttaatgtaccgtgcctaagtgttttgggattatttggttttcgtaaggtgacttacacatcTAAACGTAGGGAGTATAAAAGATTCTAGCTGCCAACCGCTAAGCTAGAAAgtaaatactccctctgttcctaaatatttgtctttttagagacttcaaatggactaccacatacggatgtatgtagacatattttaaagtatagattcacttattttgttccgtatgtagtcatttgttgaaatatGTAGAAAGACAAACATTTAGGAACGGAAGAAGTACAAGAGATTCTAGCCGCTAGATATACATGCAAGGACAGCCGTGCTCAACAGATGTAATTAAAAGGGGACGTTTGTAAAAAACACTTGTTGGAAAACCGCCGCGGCGCCGAGCCGAACCTTCTTCTTGGACCCAGCAGGCCtccacgccccctcccccctcttcTCCCCTCTAGGCTGTCTGCGCGCCAGCGCCACCACCGCACCATGcgcttcctcgccgccgccgccgccgccgccgcgctcaaACCCTAAACCCTCCACCGAAACCAATGGCGTCCCTCCTCTGCTCCCCCGCCTCAAAATCGCTCTCCGTCACCACCTCCACACTCTTCCTCTCCTCGCTCGCGTCGCTCACCCCCGCCCACACCCACCCCctctccgcctccgccgccacccCGCCCGTCCCGGCCTCCGTGCCACCCACCGGCCTCATCCCCAACTCCCGCTTCCTCGTCGACGCCTTCCGCCACGCCGGCGACTTCTCCGTCGCCTACTTCCTCTCCCACTTCCACTCCGACCACTACGCCGGCCTCGGGCCCTCCTGGCGCCGTGGCCTCGTTTTCTGCACCGCTCCCACCGCCCGCCTCCTCGCCTCCGTGCTCTCTGTGCCGCCGGAGCTCATCGTCTCCATTGACATTGACGTCCGCATCACCGTTGATGGCTGGAGCGTTGTTGCCGTCGATGCCAACCACTGTCCTGGGGCCGTCCAGTTCCTCTTCACCTCCCCTGGACCAAACCCGGAGAGGTATGTGCACACCGGCGACTTCCGATACACGCACTCCATGAGAAGCAACCCTAATCTGCTGGAATTCGTCGGTGCTGATGCGTTATTCCTGGACACCACATACTGTAACCCCAAATTTACATTTCCTTCTCAAGAGGAGTCACTGGAGTATGTTGTCAACACGATAAAGCAGGTGAAGGAGGAGAGTGGGGCGGCTGGAGAGCGCGTCTTGTGTTTGATCGCTACTTATGTTGTGGGCAAAGAGAGGATTCTGCTGGAGGTTGCAAGGCGCTGCCGGTGCATGATTCATGTGGATAGTAGGAAGATGGAGATTTTGACAGTATTGGGGtttggtggggagaagggagTTTTTACTGAAGACGCTTCAGCAACAGATGTGCATGTCATAGGGTGGAATATTTTGGGGGAGACATGGCCCTATTTTCGGCCGAATTTTGTGAAAATGAAGGAGATCATGGTGGAGAGAGGGTACACCAAGGCAGTTGGGTTTGTACCAACCGGATGGATGTACGAGACCAAGAAGGAAGGGTTCGCAGTTAGAGTGAAGGATTCACTCAAGATACATCTTGTACCTTATAGTGAGCACTCGAGCTATGATGAGCTGCGGGACTATGTGAAGTTCTTGCACCCAAAACGGGTAATTCCCACTGTGGGAGTAGATGGTGGGAAGCTTGATGGTAAGGAGGCAATTGCTTTACAGAAACATTTTGTTGGATTGGTGGATGAGACAGCAAACAAACACGAGTTCCTGATGGCATTCAATCGAAGATCGGCACATGCTTCTCTTAGCCATGAGGATGTGTTGGCTAAATGCTGTAGAGAACAAGATGGGGAGGAGTTTGCTTTACCAGAAAACAATTCTGTTTCTGAACTACCAGACAATTCGGAGATTAAGATTACAGAAGGAATGAAGAAAGAACTGTCAGATTTCCTACCCTCATGGGTCAACCAGGACCAGATTCAGGGCCTGTTGATGAGCTCAGGTGGTGATGTTGTTCAATCAGCATCTGCCTTCTTTGAGCGGGAAAGAGATTTCTTTGAAGAAGCAAATGTTTCTAATAATGAAAAGCCTAAGTCAGTGGAAATTCGTACTTCTGATCATGGATCTTCTGCTGACACAAGTAGTCAGCAGGAAGTTCCTTCGTTTTCACAGAAGCCCATGGAGCATTCTGCCAAGCTGGTAAACTTGACTCCTGTGAGAATGAACTCGAATCAAACTAAGAAGGAAAGAAAGAGGGGTTCTAGTACTGTAAACAAGtcaaaaaagaaaggaaaatcAACTGCCTCAACAGAAGCTGGTGGACGCAAGCAACCCACAATCACAAACTATTTTGGTAGAGCACCGGCAGCTGCTTCTAAAAGTGAGTCAGCCAATAAAGTAACAGTTGATCCACATCAAAACAATGGGGAGAATAACAACCAGTCAATGGACATTGTGGAATCACACAAGCAGGGAGTAGACCAGCTTCTTCAGATTGTAGATGGCAGCATGTCCAGAGAATCTGCAATTTCCTTGCTTGAGAAGACAAAAGGAGATGTGAATGTAGCAGTTGACATGTTTTACAGTAAAATCCAAAACAATAATGTACCTGACAGTGACAAGAGTATTGTGCCGCAGAATACACAAAATGAGATGATAGATAAATATGATAACACAAACATGGTCCACAACTCTTCTCAGGCTACTCCAAAGATGCAAAACTTGTATGTACAAACTTCTGTAGCACAAGCAGATTCGATGAATATATCATTGCCAGTTGAAAAGTATCTGCCGATTGAGCATGGTTAGCTACTAGCCGCTGAGAGTTTTTATCACCTTGCTTTGTAGTGAGTCATGCCATGTATGTCCACTTCTGCAGCTTGCTGGACAGCAGGACACCCTGCGCCATACTTGCATTTAGCTCGCACTTTTGATCTTGTAGAAAGAGAAAAAGGGAAGATCAAAACTACTGCCATGCTTTGCAACATGTTCAGGAGGTTTTCCAATGTTTATCACTTTATAGTTTACCTATCCATGTTGCTGTTGATCATCCACTGAAATGTTCACCATTTTAATTTCTTATTACCTTTCAATGCAGTTTGCTTGCCTTATCACCTGATGATGTGCTACCTGCTGTTTATCTATGTACTAACAAAATTTCTCCAGACCATGAAAATATGGTAACTACAGTAATTACCGTACTTCGCACTTTCCCCATATCTACTGTTGGTTGCTTCCTTTTAACATCTCAGTTGAAACATTGGAAATTTATACCGAACAAACTCTATATGAATAAAGATAAGTTGATTGTCAAACTTAAGTTATGGAGTATCGACAAATCTTTTTCTTGTCAAATGCTTTCTTTCAAACCCCTCATTTACTGTTTAAATATACATTTTTATCCTATTCTAGCATGAGTAAAATACACTAGAGGTCATAAAAGTATTCCAAGTGTGTCAAGTAGGTCCTAAAAGTTTGAAATCGTTCACCGTGGGTCCTAAATGTGTGTAAGTCGTTCACCGCGGGTCCTAAAAGTATTCCAAGTGTGTCAAATAGGTCCTAAAAGTCGCGGGTAAAATACACATATAGGACCCACGGTGAACGATTTCAAACTTTTAGGACCTACTTGACACACTTAGAATACTTTTAGGATCTCCAGTGTATTTTACTCTTCTAGCATTGTACTTTAGTCTTCCCTTCCAtgttcaattttttttttgaaatgctTTCATTATGCCTAGTCAATTTTCATGACACACCAACACACTAACTCCATTCCTGTTAATGAAGCTAGGAACTAAACATTGGCGGCAGTCTAGTTATATCTGCTATGGAGGAGTCGCTAGGAACGAGCAAATCTAAAATACACGAGATGTACAAAACTTACGGTGATCTTGGTAAGGCTAAAAGTTAAAAGTAGCAATATTATTGTTTCATATTATTAGTTTGGAGGAAATGGCCTACCGCATGGTCTCATGGCTGTGTCGTTGCGTATCAATCCATTTGACTGGCTTTTGAGAAGCTCCAACATCAGTCTGTAGCTTCATGCACGAGTTATTATTCGTTACTCCCTTTGCTTGGAAATGTAAGGTGTATTTTGTTTGGTTAATACAAGACAGTGACCAACAACTACAGAGTACTCTATTAATATTTGGTTTATGTGATACAAAATCACAATCATAATACTTCTGAATACAAATCTATTGGCACTGAATTTATGCCATGTAATATTACATATCAATTGATTTTGTTGTTGGTCAATCTCTTGTCTTAACCGACAAAATATTCCTTATATTTCCGGACGAAGAGAGTAACTACTTTTGGGATGATATTAACTCCTATTATTTGTTATCTATGTTACGCCATTTGTTCTATGGATATAAGCTATTTAATGTTCCAAATACAGTTTTCTTTATTACAGTATATTGTATCAACAGCAGTTGTTGTGTAATTTGTAGGTGATGTTGCCCAAGAATGCCGTCAGAATCAAACACTACTTGCTCCTCCTCGTCCACTCTCAGTTCGGGATGTATATTCTACACTACGAAAGCTAAGGTCTTATTTACAAAAAAAGATATCTTCGTTTGATGTTCATTTTACCTTTATATATCTATTTTACCATAATGATTGGTCAATCGTCCACCTTTCTTTCTACTCAATATTACATGCTACAACAGTTCTTCCCTGAGTATTTTTCGTTCTTGCAACACATACAATTCTTTCCTGGCTGACTAACGACTTGGGTGCCACCTCATCATCTAGGCGCAAGTTGTAGTCATAATGGATAAGGTAGGTCAAGTCAACATTCAAGTTAGTAACTCGAGAGTTGAGTCTCACTTTGTTAAACTAAGATGTTTGGCTTCTTTCATAACCAAGACTTAGGCTTCTATCCAGTCTGTCACCTGCTCAACCAAAGTTGATAAGTATTCCAGTAACTTGCATGAACCAGCCCCGACTCCCTAATCAGTAATCACTGAGTGAATAGGCTGTTGCAGTGCTATAGAGTGGTTTGGGTCTAGCTACTGTGATGGGACTTGCAGCCATTCTAACCATAATGGTATTATCTTGCAAAGAAAAATATTATATGGTAGATGAAATTTTATTTGCTTGAGAATTCTGAAAAAAAGAACATGTCAAAGTGGTAATTATTCTTGGTTTAAAGGCCATATAGGTCTAGATTTTAGAGCCACTAGGATACTCATATCTGCTACCGTATCTCAAAGCTGTTGACTATTGTTTGCGTTCTTCAGTATTGTGGAACAACGATACAGAGTAAAATTATTCACCTGCATCTCTAATCAGTGGCGGAGTCAGGAAAAACCAGGAGCCGGGGTGGGCTGCAAGCTAACTAGAAAGACAGAACAGAAAATAATACAGAGTAAAACTGTCCACCTGCATCTCTAGTCAGTGGTGGAGCCAGGAAAAACTAGGAGCCGGGGCGTGCTGCAAGCTAACTAGAAAGACAGAAAATCGTAACCGGATATTTGGATACATTATGCAACTATAAGTCAAACAACCAGTACTGTATTTTCCATACATATAATTTCAATAAAACCTGAAATTAAATATGACAACTAATAGTTGAATAAACAATAGTACTTACGAATAAAATACTAGGTATCCAAATGCCCGATGAAGCACCAAAAAATAAGACCCACCAAACTAAAAAGTAAGAACTAGCAATTCATAGTGGAGGTGTAAAAACTTATTCACAATAATTTTCGTTACGAAGAAAGTTCTCTGACACCGGCAATAGTAAAGCTAATTCAAGATGAACAACATTAGGGTCTTGTTCTCATGCCGGTGTCAGAGTTCCGGCTGCACAACATTTGCATTCACAATACTTGCTCTAGGAACCAAAAATCTCCTCATATCAATCTTTTTAATAACATAAGATTGAAATTCGGTGATTTAGAATGATTGAACTAACTAACAATGGTTAGGCTAGAGGAGTCGAGAAGAAGTAATACTGACGTGGAGTGAGATTGATTTTTCTTTAATGAACCTTCTCAAAACGTTGGAATCCCCAATTTTCTATATCCGTGCAAATTACAAAGACATATTAAAATCCCCAAATTCAAGGCATGAATTATGATTCCACAaatttgtgtgtgtgtgcgcgcgcgcgtccACTATATAAAATCTCCAAATCCAGTTAACCTGAACTTACCTCACCTAATCAGTCGTCGGCACGAATGGCTCATGGCTGGAAGGAGGCGCTGTCAGGTGTCAACTGTCGTCTTTCCTGCTAGGAGGAGCTGCGCCAACGCTGACAAATCATCGGCAGCGTTCTTCGTCTGCAACTATCGAACCGTGGCGGCCAGTCAAACTGCTCGAGGGAGGAGGCGTGAGCAGGCTGCGTTAATTTGTGCGGGCATATTGTAATTTTTTTTAGGGAATGCGGGCGTATTGTTTTGTAACCAGTCCTCCTACCTCCTCCCTCGACCAGCCATGAGCCTAGGGGAAACCGTATAGGTTAATTAGATGGGCTTAGATGACCAAGATGGCCCAAGAATAATTTGCCCGGGCAAACGATGGTAGCTTTAGCTAATAATTACATGATGTTACAGCTATGATTGAAGGAACAGCTCGCAGGTGAGCCCGGGCAGCTGTCCCGGCTCGCCGGGTATTGCCTCCACCACTGTCTCTAATAGAATCCAGGAATCTTTCCATACATACACAATATCTTAATTACCCACGGGTTGCTATACATAGATGGCTAAGGTTAAACCTGAGCTACTTTTAATCCGGATTATAATTCCTTTTTTATGGTTAGTACCATATCTGTCGTCTGTTTACAATACAATTTTTGATGATTATACTATCAAGTATCAACCCTATCAATTATTAACATGACGTGCATGTCATATCGCATGAGAACCGTCTTGTCAAAGTTCCATAGGCACTTTGTATCCTAGCAACTGATGGTAAATAACCGGCCACTGTAGATTGCATTATTTTCTGTTCAGTTTTGGTCTCACACTTCGTTTTTTTTATGTAGTAATAAGCAAATAGTTAAATCTTTGAATATTCTGGCTTTATTTCATGCAATAATCTCACTGTTTTCTTTTAAGATAAATAGATAATAAAATTTAATAATAATCATACTTCGCATGATATCATTTATTGCTACAGGGAAATGATAATCTGTTTAATTTCGTCAGTTTTTATTTTCATTTTAGTGCAATATCAGGTGGTGGGAGTGCTGGGAGGAGAAAAATTCTTGTGTTGCATCTTATTCGGTCTTGCAGAGAAATGGAAATGAAATTTCTTGTTAGAACGCTGGTGAGGCATCCTTCCTTTATGCTTGTAAATTTTCTATTTTGCGCCTGAGGCTGTATTGCATAGAATAACTGCAGATTATACTTCGGTTTTGTGGTTTTGGTCTTCTGTGCTTACTTACCTTCTAATTCATCCTTCTCACACGATGGACAGCTTCCATCCATTCCCACACTTGTTAAATCCTAGTATACAAATGCTATATTAGCAAAAGAAAGCCTCAGTTTCAGTATCTAATTCATTATGTATTTGTTCTCATTATCTTTGTTCATGCTTCCAAGTCTTTGTGAACCTATCTGAATTAGTATGGCAATAACTAATCAATCTTGGATTTTCCTATGTCTACCCTCCTCCCTTTCGTGTGTGTGGGTGTGTTTTACCAACAGGTCCGTAACTTGCGTATTGGCGCTATGATGAAGACAATCTTACCCGCTCTTGCACATGCCGTTGTTCTTCATGAAAAATGTTCAACAGGTCCTGTGGTATCCTTGGAGGGTGTAAAATCACAATTGCAGGTTTGTTTAACTAAGTCGAGCCTGTTCTTTTGTTCTGCAAATGATTTTGTTTGAGGGTTTGAGCTTTGCTCATATGGGGTGAGGTTGTAAAATCACAATTGCAGGTTTGTTTAACTAAGCCGAGCCTGTTCTTTTGTTCTGCAAATGATTTTGTTTGAGGGTTTGAGCTTTGCTCATATGGGGCATGGCTTGTCTCCAGGCCTATACTAGGGGGCAGGTGATTTTGAGGCCCCAGATTTGACTTGTGCTCTTGTTAGTACTACTTTTTTTTAATGTTAGATGTGACTGTCGCTTGCTAATATTCAGCACACAACCGTAGAACCATTACTCCAATCTCATACTTTCCTTCGACATTAGCTTGGTTATGGTAATATAAACTTCTTAGTCTCATACTAGGTACTTGAAAAGAGAACATAGCTACGCCACCAAGCATCTAACCATATACTATAATGCTCTAGATCATCACGTTTCTCAGGTCTCTATAGGAACCTTCCGGCAATTCTAGACATGTACTTGGAGGACACACACGCGTAGGTATGTGTgcttgtggtggtggtggagatgtgtgtgcatgcatgtgtctcCTTTTTGCAATCCTGAAAATACTGCAATATCTATTAATTAGAAGTAAATGAATGCGTCAGCACATTTTAAGCATCTGTCCCTCGATGAAGCCAATGCTACACGATATGTACATTACGTGTTGCAAGTGGCAAGAGAAAAAACCGGTCTATTTTGCTAAGTGCCCATGTTGAGTGTCTTAGGGAAAATTGTATTACTGTTGTCTGTCGTGATTTATTAGGAAAAATACTCGAGGCTTGACGCCAAATTATATATTACTGCTAGAATCTTAATTCTTACCACAGAGCGTGAAAATGGCACCTCCATTCTCTTATCGACTACAAAGATGCGAAAGTTTGACTTTTTTGTGTCCCTAACTATAAAAATATTTTGGTGAATTGGAGGAAACTTAATTTAATAGCTGGGCTCTAAATGtttctttttcttattcttaCGAGAACTTCTATACCCGTGGAGAAAACATGGATCTTCACTATCCACTTTCACACATCTTTACTATGTAATGATTTGATTTTTTACACTTTCTGAACCAAGAATTCTACCTTCCTCTTTGAGCAGAGCCTTTCAACTGAAGTTACTGAGGCATACAATGTCATTCCTAATATGGTGAGTAATCATTAATGAACTTATTTCATTTGATATGTGATGGTACAGGCTTTCGCATTTCCTAGCTATTGGTTACATCAATGTTAAATGTGCTGAGTATCTACTATCTAGCTTACATTGCTAGAAAACCTATATCCTTTCCAAAAGAGCTCTGGTGAGTTTGTCAAGAGAACAATTTTTAACCTTCATCATAGCCCATTAATATTGTAATAGAAAAATGATGTACAACTTGTAATATTAAATTCCCTTCATTTTATGACAGCCCTTTTAAATGGTAATTATGTGGTGTCTATAATATGAATGGCTATAAGTTAATCTATGTGCTTGTGGAAAATGGTGCAAGTGGTGGTTCAAAAGGCACTGATATGGGGACACGGAGACAAGGATACTTACACGGGGACATGGGATCAgcaagtgtgtgtgtgtgtgtgtgtgtgtgtgtgtgtataaaGACAAAATGATAACAACAGAGGATACTTAAGATTTGGAACACCATCCCTAAGTTCACCCGCTTCACTGTCAACGCTAGCATTGTTGTTGCTTCACTCCCAAATGCCATGCTCCCTGTGCTAATCAGCAACAAGTGAACAGCAGGTCTGCAATAGCAAATCGAGCAAGTCAGCAACAGTAACTAATTTAGGACAGCAGCAATGGCAGGCAATAGCAGCAGCAAATCAACAGCAATAAAGTAGCAACAGCAGCACAGTAGCATCAATAACAGGAATGACGGGGAAGAAAGAGGAGGGAGGGAAGAGATGAGGGCAGAGGGCGAGGTATGTTGCTCCGTCGCTCGAGCTTGCTTGCCAATGGAAGAAGAGCAGTAGCAGCCAGTACAGACGGTGGTGGCAATGAGTACAGGAGGCGGCGTGGTTGCTGGAGGCAGAGGCACAGACTAGCTCGCGGTCGATTTGGCGCTTGTCTGTTGCCTCCCCAGCATAGTTAGGGTTGTAATTGACTGGCATTGGGCTCCCGTATCCCCCTGTGTCCATACTGTATCCCTGCCGTATCACAGTGTTCTTTTTTAGATAAAAATAGATGGAGGATAGCCGTATCCGTGCTTTTTAGTCCAAAACAGGATGGTTCTTGCTTGAAGTGAGAGAAAGTTTACCTTTCGCCGTCATTTTTCTAAAGGAACTCCTGCTGGCACTATTTTCAGG
The Aegilops tauschii subsp. strangulata cultivar AL8/78 chromosome 3, Aet v6.0, whole genome shotgun sequence genome window above contains:
- the LOC109764751 gene encoding DNA ligase 6 isoform X4; protein product: MASLLCSPASKSLSVTTSTLFLSSLASLTPAHTHPLSASAATPPVPASVPPTGLIPNSRFLVDAFRHAGDFSVAYFLSHFHSDHYAGLGPSWRRGLVFCTAPTARLLASVLSVPPELIVSIDIDVRITVDGWSVVAVDANHCPGAVQFLFTSPGPNPERYVHTGDFRYTHSMRSNPNLLEFVGADALFLDTTYCNPKFTFPSQEESLEYVVNTIKQVKEESGAAGERVLCLIATYVVGKERILLEVARRCRCMIHVDSRKMEILTVLGFGGEKGVFTEDASATDVHVIGWNILGETWPYFRPNFVKMKEIMVERGYTKAVGFVPTGWMYETKKEGFAVRVKDSLKIHLVPYSEHSSYDELRDYVKFLHPKRVIPTVGVDGGKLDGKEAIALQKHFVGLVDETANKHEFLMAFNRRSAHASLSHEDVLAKCCREQDGEEFALPENNSVSELPDNSEIKITEGMKKELSDFLPSWVNQDQIQGLLMSSGGDVVQSASAFFERERDFFEEANVSNNEKPKSVEIRTSDHGSSADTSSQQEVPSFSQKPMEHSAKLVNLTPVRMNSNQTKKERKRGSSTVNKSKKKGKSTASTEAGGRKQPTITNYFGRAPAAASKSESANKVTVDPHQNNGENNNQSMDIVESHKQGVDQLLQIVDGSMSRESAISLLEKTKGDVNVAVDMFYSKIQNNNVPDSDKSIVPQNTQNEMIDKYDNTNMVHNSSQATPKMQNLYVQTSVAQADSMNISLPVEKYLPIEHACWTAGHPAPYLHLARTFDLVEREKGKIKTTAMLCNMFRSLLALSPDDVLPAVYLCTNKISPDHENMELNIGGSLVISAMEESLGTSKSKIHEMYKTYGDLGDVAQECRQNQTLLAPPRPLSVRDVYSTLRKLSAISGGGSAGRRKILVLHLIRSCREMEMKFLVRTLVRNLRIGAMMKTILPALAHAVVLHEKCSTGPVVSLEGVKSQLQSLSTEVTEAYNVIPNMDLLVPSLLCEGATFAASSLAMVPGTPIPPMLARITNGVTQALKLFHGRAFTCEYKYDGQRAQIHRLTDGSVQIFSRQMKDSTSRFPDLVNMIKELCNSEVASFILDAEVVGIDRNKGNRLMSFQELSSRERGSKNSSIAIQNIKVDICVFVFDIMFCNGQSASLAAGPCLSVLHGCGRGVRWPPCGS